One Candidatus Cardinium hertigii DNA window includes the following coding sequences:
- a CDS encoding sodium:solute symporter family protein — protein sequence MVTHIDFIIIGLSLMGTLVIGIYYGRGIKTFQEYAVGNRKMSSSVIAISLIATIYGGGTLGVGLDQNYRQGFEILIAQSILIVPMLYLFSRVTIPRMKEFEKHFSIAESMGSLYGSAARIITALLSILLAIAYLTTQIKVGFEIMSILFPKIISFQTYSIILLTLLVIAYAAFGGARAVAITDVYQFLLFGLCFPMLIFVLLFSTEDLATGWQKLTAVPQFNLNKMCTGHTLTSLLPGFIFRLLVLFIPAYIQRFYMASSIGQAAKVFNKITIAPCVIALLIFSVAAALHIHGDNISSNQNVLHYVLSLAYFPGMLGILVTAMIALLMSTADSHLHIASVLFTNDLWPFIAKFTKLHNRSLRMVRIASIGIGIISLLIVFHTTSILQLMNKTYYFYWPAVSVPFIIACLGFRPRSLVVLITMGWNIIVATYFIFYQKQTITHNRVILSMIVSAGSLFALHYLLPKRPHTGWVGIPDSSAWDLQNQITKRWWLARVQQFKMLLTRSYRVSIFPIQERTFVAVGCYTILHAIIALCFIQRQYFLPYVYLYMAVMALGTILALYPALHAYQKGGTPLLHNLWPMLLFLLLFIAPLQFAKLGHYSPMVCALWVSNLGLGIVLLSLETSSILLAVALGIHQAIPPYTTYLALASWGLSIELVLAVMLVTAAIIGLGIYKYLRDKATAKLNIIELTRTYEQRISLEAIYSQAHWAKLDATAGGTLLREMGHALQETTDFLFNKDRSVVQNEIASFNKKLQKFSDCLAWRAQEERSLKLNKKSIQSILLEPTILKVNQQILDLGEPLALLLRKQTDVAEIAVDPALLECLLLLNLWAISKSQQATDHIVTLTLAATTLQYGLATETAADLPSLTLPALAFCFSTDTSLPTLQPSYSIPAMNAKVTLPASEAQFYQLESKQIVEAHGGYVEIIESPTQVNCLYVFPLDGRKVMRFKTYDPADIVANKIAETAESLAQEQELIGLLTAQTTLKEELIQQTIAFIKKAHGLVRRKSGSPYYTHPMAVAKLLLEATQDPDTILVGLLHDIVEDTPVTLPQIELMYGSEVAAVVDQVTHYNTNGYPWELDKLENKNILHQCRDIRVVQVKLADRLHNMRTLSARKPSDQQRIAKETLAFYIPWGKSHKAPQQWMTEMQRICEGIIAK from the coding sequence ATGGTAACGCATATTGATTTTATAATTATAGGGTTATCCTTAATGGGGACACTGGTTATTGGGATTTACTACGGTAGAGGTATCAAGACTTTCCAAGAGTATGCTGTAGGGAACAGAAAAATGTCTAGCAGCGTAATTGCTATTTCACTGATAGCTACCATATATGGCGGTGGAACCCTAGGGGTTGGCCTGGATCAGAACTATCGACAAGGCTTTGAAATACTTATTGCGCAATCTATTCTAATAGTTCCTATGCTCTATCTTTTTTCCAGGGTTACTATTCCAAGAATGAAAGAATTCGAGAAACATTTTTCTATAGCAGAATCTATGGGAAGCTTATATGGATCAGCTGCTCGTATCATTACCGCTCTACTTAGTATCCTGTTAGCTATCGCCTATCTAACCACCCAGATTAAGGTTGGTTTTGAAATAATGTCCATTCTATTTCCTAAAATAATATCCTTTCAAACTTATTCAATCATACTTTTAACCTTATTGGTTATCGCCTATGCTGCATTTGGAGGGGCGAGAGCGGTAGCCATAACAGATGTCTACCAATTCCTCCTTTTCGGACTCTGCTTCCCTATGCTCATTTTCGTGCTACTATTTTCTACGGAAGATTTAGCAACAGGCTGGCAAAAACTTACTGCTGTACCGCAGTTTAATTTAAACAAGATGTGCACAGGGCATACCTTAACAAGCTTACTTCCTGGCTTTATATTTAGGCTTTTAGTTTTGTTTATACCTGCCTACATTCAACGCTTTTACATGGCTTCTTCTATAGGGCAAGCTGCAAAGGTTTTTAACAAAATTACCATAGCTCCCTGTGTGATAGCTTTGCTTATTTTCAGTGTTGCAGCAGCTTTGCATATACATGGAGATAACATTTCATCCAATCAGAATGTCCTCCACTATGTCCTTTCCCTTGCCTATTTCCCTGGTATGTTAGGTATATTGGTAACGGCTATGATAGCGTTGTTGATGTCTACCGCTGATTCTCACTTACATATTGCCTCTGTTTTATTTACAAATGACCTATGGCCTTTTATAGCTAAGTTTACCAAATTACACAACCGCTCACTCCGCATGGTACGTATCGCCTCTATTGGCATAGGGATAATCAGTCTTTTGATAGTATTCCATACAACCAGTATTTTGCAATTAATGAACAAAACGTACTATTTTTATTGGCCAGCTGTTTCAGTTCCCTTTATAATAGCTTGTTTGGGATTTAGGCCTAGATCCCTTGTTGTGCTCATAACCATGGGTTGGAACATAATCGTAGCAACGTATTTTATTTTTTATCAAAAGCAAACTATAACCCATAATCGCGTTATCCTTTCAATGATTGTAAGCGCAGGTAGCTTGTTTGCCTTACACTATCTGCTTCCTAAACGCCCCCATACCGGCTGGGTAGGTATCCCAGATAGCAGTGCCTGGGATTTACAAAACCAAATCACCAAGCGCTGGTGGTTGGCTCGCGTTCAACAGTTTAAAATGCTTCTTACAAGGTCTTATCGTGTAAGCATCTTCCCTATCCAAGAACGTACCTTTGTAGCAGTCGGCTGCTATACCATCCTTCATGCCATTATCGCATTGTGCTTTATCCAAAGGCAGTATTTCCTTCCCTATGTATACCTCTATATGGCTGTGATGGCCTTGGGAACCATCCTAGCGCTCTACCCAGCCCTGCATGCTTATCAAAAAGGCGGAACACCGCTATTGCATAATTTATGGCCTATGCTATTGTTTCTTCTGCTTTTTATTGCGCCCCTTCAATTTGCTAAACTAGGACACTATAGCCCTATGGTTTGTGCATTATGGGTTAGTAACCTGGGCTTAGGCATCGTTTTACTTTCGCTAGAAACAAGTAGTATCCTGTTAGCTGTAGCGTTAGGGATACATCAAGCTATACCGCCTTATACGACCTATTTAGCTTTAGCTAGCTGGGGTCTTTCTATAGAACTTGTGCTAGCTGTAATGCTAGTAACCGCTGCCATAATAGGCCTTGGTATCTATAAATACCTACGAGACAAAGCAACCGCTAAACTTAACATTATCGAACTTACTAGAACCTATGAACAGCGCATTTCCTTAGAAGCCATCTATAGCCAAGCGCATTGGGCTAAATTGGATGCTACTGCTGGAGGCACCCTTTTACGAGAAATGGGCCATGCACTACAAGAAACTACTGATTTTCTTTTTAATAAGGATCGATCTGTTGTACAAAACGAAATAGCATCCTTTAATAAAAAGCTACAAAAATTCAGCGATTGTCTGGCATGGAGAGCCCAAGAAGAACGGAGCTTAAAACTTAATAAAAAATCTATTCAGTCCATCCTACTTGAACCAACTATTTTAAAAGTAAATCAGCAAATATTGGACTTAGGAGAACCACTAGCGCTCTTATTGCGGAAACAAACAGACGTAGCTGAAATAGCAGTCGATCCCGCCTTGCTGGAGTGTTTGCTGCTGCTCAACCTATGGGCAATCAGCAAGAGCCAACAAGCTACCGATCATATCGTAACCTTAACCCTTGCTGCTACTACCTTACAATACGGCCTAGCAACAGAAACTGCGGCTGATCTCCCTTCCTTAACCTTACCTGCACTGGCTTTCTGTTTTAGTACGGATACAAGCCTACCAACCCTACAACCTAGTTATAGTATCCCAGCAATGAACGCAAAGGTTACCCTACCTGCTAGTGAAGCACAATTTTATCAGCTAGAAAGCAAACAAATCGTAGAGGCCCATGGGGGCTATGTGGAAATAATAGAAAGTCCAACGCAGGTAAATTGCCTTTACGTATTCCCACTGGATGGCCGTAAGGTTATGCGCTTTAAAACGTATGATCCTGCTGATATTGTGGCTAATAAAATAGCTGAAACAGCGGAAAGCTTGGCGCAGGAGCAGGAATTGATAGGGTTACTTACGGCACAAACTACGCTTAAGGAGGAGCTTATACAGCAAACCATTGCCTTTATTAAAAAGGCCCATGGTTTAGTACGGCGTAAATCAGGGTCCCCCTATTATACCCATCCCATGGCGGTGGCTAAACTGCTGTTAGAGGCTACCCAAGATCCAGACACCATCCTAGTGGGTTTGTTGCACGATATCGTAGAGGATACGCCTGTTACGCTTCCTCAGATAGAATTGATGTATGGCAGTGAAGTAGCTGCTGTGGTCGATCAGGTTACCCACTACAATACCAATGGGTATCCTTGGGAATTAGATAAGTTAGAAAATAAAAATATACTTCATCAATGTAGAGATATACGTGTGGTACAAGTAAAGCTGGCAGATCGATTGCATAATATGCGTACCTTATCTGCCCGTAAGCCATCCGACCAACAGCGTATAGCTAAAGAAACCTTAGCTTTTTATATACCGTGGGGAAAGAGCCATAAGGCACCTCAGCAATGGATGACAGAAATGCAGCGTATTTGTGAAGGGATTATTGCTAAGTAG
- a CDS encoding sodium:solute symporter family protein — protein MAIGQPIHYIDSLLIGIFLLLTLAIGLYYGKDIKTFQEYAVGNRKMSSMTLTTSLIATIYSAKSFYIGFNQHYQHGIYALKYVSGPLSVYLASKFLIVRMKEFIGNRSMAESMGTIYGPAVRILTALLGIVLCAIILAAQIKCGLLITTKLFPYYNTEYHTIIVFLLIICYATFGGIRAVALTDVYQFFFFSLYFPLLICTLLYYSNDLLIDWKRITALPQFNLNKVFTWDDTLKDTLSWLFWWSLVISCNPAYIQRFYMASTVQQAVKVFRNSSLIRLLFFTPLFLLTAIFFHLKKNGTYPYQNILSYIIHLSYWPGMQGILATTCFALLMSTADSILHIASVLFTNDIWSVLTKANKHKAAQHQLTVARITSVVIGFISLTIAFSLTSIITFLEKTGMTFFYHLSVSIPFIITCLGFRPRSIVIFIAMCFNTMMGIYIYYYNLKDHLTIILIASILSLFIPHYLFPKLPNTGWVGVKDNTAWKLQNQLIKRWWQTKWQRIKMPFTSSYQAIIFPKRTSTFMLLGAYLIISSVLALYLIHKAYFLPYVYLYMTVMAIGTIIAIYPAFHSYKKEGSPLLYKLWPTLLFLLLFIIPFQFVKLSHYTPTVCAVLIFNVGLTSVLLSLENSITMLFLTIGIHQFIPPYLDFSNLLLTNSSNVTSIELIVTTAIITITLVGFGIYKQLRDKSVSKGKIMEITRAYEQRIALEAIYSQAHWAKLDATAGGNLLREMGHALQETSEALYKQDPTGLRNEIAFFNKKLQKFSDCLLWRAQEERSLKLNKKSIQLIPLESTILKVNQQILDLGEPLALLLRKQTPIAEIVVDPTLLACLLLLNLWEISKSQQATDHIVTLTLAATTLQYGLATETAADLPSLTLPALAFCFSTDTSLPNLKPSYSIVGMNANVTLPASEAQFYQLESKQIVEAHGGYVEIIESPTKVSCLYVFPLDGRKVMRFKTYDPVDLLANTLAETEESLAQEQELIGLLTTQTTLSAERIQQTIAFIKNAHGLVRRKSGAPYYTHPMAVAKLLLKTTQDPDTILAGLLHDIVEDTPVTLHQLELMYGSEVAAVVDQVTHFNTNGYPWELDKLENKNILHQCRDIRVVQVKLADRLHNMSTLSARKPADQQRIAKETLAFYIPWGTKHHVPQRWLAEMQRICEEVLK, from the coding sequence ATGGCCATAGGACAACCTATACATTATATAGATAGCCTTCTTATAGGAATATTTTTACTCTTAACGCTTGCTATTGGGCTCTATTACGGAAAAGATATCAAAACTTTTCAAGAGTATGCGGTTGGAAATAGAAAGATGTCTAGCATGACGCTTACTACCTCTCTTATAGCAACTATTTACAGTGCAAAGTCTTTTTATATTGGCTTTAATCAGCATTACCAACATGGTATTTATGCACTTAAGTATGTAAGTGGACCATTGAGTGTCTACCTAGCCTCTAAATTTTTAATTGTAAGAATGAAAGAATTTATAGGTAACCGTTCCATGGCAGAGTCTATGGGAACTATATATGGTCCAGCCGTACGCATCTTAACAGCCTTGTTAGGTATTGTATTATGTGCGATTATACTAGCTGCTCAGATAAAGTGTGGTCTTCTTATAACCACTAAACTATTTCCATATTATAATACAGAATATCACACTATAATTGTTTTTCTGTTGATTATATGTTATGCTACTTTTGGAGGGATCAGAGCAGTAGCATTAACAGATGTTTACCAATTTTTCTTTTTTAGTCTGTATTTTCCCCTATTAATTTGTACACTACTGTATTATAGTAATGATTTACTAATTGATTGGAAACGCATTACAGCCCTTCCTCAATTTAACCTAAATAAAGTATTTACATGGGATGATACCTTAAAAGATACATTAAGCTGGTTATTTTGGTGGTCTCTTGTTATTAGTTGCAATCCTGCTTATATACAACGCTTTTATATGGCATCTACTGTACAACAAGCTGTTAAGGTTTTTAGGAATAGCAGTTTGATTCGGCTGCTATTCTTTACGCCATTATTTTTACTTACTGCAATATTCTTTCATTTGAAAAAAAATGGCACCTACCCTTACCAAAATATACTCAGTTATATCATCCATCTAAGCTATTGGCCAGGTATGCAAGGTATTCTTGCAACAACTTGCTTTGCCTTATTGATGTCTACTGCTGATTCTATTTTACATATTGCCTCTGTTTTATTTACCAATGATATATGGTCTGTCCTAACAAAGGCAAACAAGCACAAAGCTGCTCAGCATCAACTTACCGTTGCGCGTATAACTTCTGTTGTAATCGGTTTCATTAGCCTTACTATTGCATTTTCTCTTACTAGTATTATAACCTTTTTAGAGAAAACAGGTATGACTTTCTTTTATCACCTGTCTGTTTCCATTCCTTTTATCATAACCTGTTTAGGTTTTAGACCCCGTTCTATTGTAATTTTTATAGCTATGTGCTTTAATACAATGATGGGCATATACATTTATTACTATAATCTTAAGGATCACCTTACTATTATTCTTATTGCCAGTATACTTAGCCTATTCATTCCGCACTATTTATTCCCTAAATTACCCAACACCGGTTGGGTGGGTGTTAAAGATAACACTGCCTGGAAACTACAAAATCAACTAATCAAACGATGGTGGCAAACAAAATGGCAGCGGATTAAAATGCCTTTTACATCAAGCTATCAAGCCATTATTTTTCCTAAAAGGACAAGTACATTTATGTTATTAGGCGCTTACCTAATTATTAGTTCGGTCTTAGCACTCTATCTTATCCATAAAGCCTATTTTTTACCCTACGTGTACCTCTATATGACTGTTATGGCTATAGGTACCATTATAGCAATTTACCCAGCATTTCATTCCTATAAAAAGGAAGGTTCTCCTTTACTATATAAATTATGGCCCACATTACTTTTTCTATTACTTTTTATTATTCCTTTTCAATTTGTTAAACTAAGCCACTACACCCCTACAGTTTGTGCTGTTTTAATTTTTAACGTTGGTTTAACTTCAGTACTATTGTCTTTAGAAAACAGCATCACAATGCTATTTCTAACCATAGGTATCCATCAATTTATTCCTCCTTATCTAGATTTTAGCAATTTGCTTTTGACAAATAGTTCGAATGTTACTTCCATAGAACTTATTGTAACGACGGCAATTATAACAATTACACTGGTAGGCTTTGGTATTTATAAACAGCTACGAGATAAATCCGTTTCTAAAGGGAAGATTATGGAAATTACCCGAGCCTATGAGCAGCGCATTGCGCTAGAGGCCATCTATAGCCAAGCGCATTGGGCTAAATTGGATGCCACTGCTGGAGGTAACCTCTTACGAGAAATGGGCCATGCACTACAAGAAACCAGTGAGGCCCTCTATAAACAGGATCCAACTGGTTTACGAAATGAAATAGCATTCTTTAATAAAAAATTACAAAAATTCAGTGATTGCCTACTATGGAGAGCCCAAGAAGAACGCAGCCTAAAACTCAATAAAAAATCTATACAGCTTATCCCGCTTGAATCAACTATCTTAAAAGTAAATCAGCAAATATTGGATTTAGGGGAGCCACTAGCGCTCTTATTACGTAAACAAACACCCATAGCTGAAATAGTAGTCGATCCCACGTTATTAGCATGTTTGCTGCTGCTTAACCTATGGGAAATTAGCAAGAGCCAACAAGCTACCGATCATATCGTAACCTTAACCCTTGCAGCTACTACCTTACAATACGGCCTAGCAACAGAGACTGCGGCTGATCTCCCTTCCTTAACCTTACCTGCACTGGCTTTCTGTTTTAGTACGGATACAAGCCTACCAAATTTAAAACCTAGCTATAGTATCGTAGGAATGAATGCAAATGTTACCCTACCTGCTAGTGAAGCGCAGTTTTATCAATTAGAAAGCAAACAAATCGTAGAGGCTCATGGAGGCTATGTAGAAATAATAGAAAGCCCAACAAAGGTAAGCTGCCTTTACGTATTCCCGCTGGATGGCCGTAAGGTTATGCGCTTTAAAACGTATGATCCTGTTGATCTGTTAGCTAATACCCTAGCTGAAACGGAGGAAAGCTTGGCGCAAGAGCAGGAGCTAATAGGTTTACTTACTACACAAACTACGCTTAGCGCAGAACGTATACAGCAAACCATTGCCTTTATTAAAAACGCTCATGGTTTAGTACGGCGTAAATCAGGTGCCCCCTACTATACCCATCCGATGGCAGTGGCCAAACTGCTGTTGAAGACTACCCAGGATCCCGACACCATCCTAGCTGGTTTGTTGCATGATATCGTAGAGGATACGCCTGTTACACTTCATCAATTAGAACTGATGTATGGCAGTGAAGTAGCTGCTGTGGTCGATCAGGTTACCCACTTCAATACCAATGGGTATCCTTGGGAATTAGATAAATTAGAAAATAAAAATATACTCCATCAATGTAGGGATATACGTGTGGTACAAGTAAAGCTAGCAGATAGATTGCATAATATGAGCACCTTATCTGCCCGTAAACCAGCCGATCAACAGCGTATAGCTAAAGAAACCTTAGCTTTTTATATACCATGGGGAACAAAGCACCACGTACCTCAGCGATGGCTAGCAGAAATGCAGCGCATTTGTGAAGAGGTCCTAAAATAA